Within Conexibacter woesei DSM 14684, the genomic segment TGGAGGCTGGCCGCCACCGTGCCGAGGACGAGGGCGTCGACCTGCGGTGGGTCGCCGCCGACGCCGAGCAGCTCCCATTCGACGACGAGTCGTTCGACGTCGTCATGTCGTCGATCGGCGCGATGTTCGCGCCTCACCACGCGGACGTCGCCGCCGAGCTGGTGCGCGTCTGTCGCCCGGGCGGCACGATCGGCCTCCTGAGCTGGACGCCGGACGGCATGATCGGCGCGCTGTTCCGGACGATGGGACCGTTCGCCCCGCCACCGCCGCCGGGTGCCCAGCCGCCGCCGCTGTGGGGCAGCGAGGACCACCTGCACGAGCTGTTCGGCGACGTCGTCGCGTTCGACACGCTGCAGCGCGACCGGTTGGAGGTCACCGCCTTCGAGCATCCGCGCGACTACGGCGAGCACTTCAAGGCACGCTACGGGCCGACGATCGCCGCGCGGGCGAACGCGAGCAGATCGGGCCGCGACGCCGAGTTCGACAGCGCGCTGGACCGCTTCTGCGACGAGTGGAACAGAGGGACTCCCGCCGATGCGCGCTTCGAGATGGAGTACCTGCTCGCCGTCGGGACGCGGGCGTGACCGGCGGTCGATGACTTTCGCTGCGAACGGTCGTCTATTGGTGCACCACCGCACTACGAGGAGGCACCGCCATGCCGCGCGCGATCACCCCCAGCCTGTGGTTCGACCAGCAAGCAGAGGAGGCCGCGAACTTCTACGTCTCGGTCTTCGACAACTCGCGGATCGTCAACGTGACCCACTACACGGCGGCCGGGCCGCGCGAGGCGGGCATGGTGATGACGGTCGAGTTCGAGTTGGACGGCACGCGCTTCGTCGCGATAAACGGCGGCCCGCAGTTCACGTTCGACGAGGCGGTCTCGTTCGAGATCCCCTGCGAGACCCAGGACGAGATCGACGCCTACTGGGAGAGACTGTCCGCCGGCGGCAGAGAGGGGCCGTGCGGCTGGGTCGCTGACAGATACGGCCTCGCGTGGCAAGTCGTCCCGACGGGGATGGACGAGCTGTTCGCCGACCCCGATCCGCAGCGCGCCGAGCGCGCGATGAGAGCGATGCTCGCGATGGGCAAGATCGACATCGCGGCGCTGCAGGCCGCGGCCGACGGGGTCGCGTGAGCGCTCCGCCCTCCGCACGGTCGCCCGTCCACCCGGCCGGGCGCGACGACGCCGAGGCGATCGGCCGGCTGCTGCACGACTTCAACCGCGAGTTCGACGCGCCGACGCCGGAGCCCGGCGTGCTCGCCGAGCGCATGCGCCGCCTGCTCGCGACGCGCGAGACGGCGGTGCTGCTGGCCGGCGAGGCGGGCGCGCGGCCGGACGGGCTCGTCGTGCTGCGCTTCCGCGAGGCGATCTGGACGGCCGGGCTGGAGTGCTACGTGGCCGAGCTGTACGTCGTGCCCGCGCGCCGCGGCGAAGGGCTCGGGCGCGCGCTGATGGAGGCCGCGATCGAGCTGGCGCGCCGCATGGGCGCCGACACGATCGACCTCGGCACGAGCGACGACGACGTCGCCGCCCGCGCGCTGTACGAGCGCCTCGGATTCAGCAACCGCGAGGGCGGGCCGGACGGCCCGATCACCTACTTCTACGAGCGCGAGCTGTGAGGAGTGCCGGATCGGCCACGCTGAGCGTGGCCGATCCGGCGGTGCTCGCTCGGGAGAGCGCTTGGGAAACTACGAGTGGACCGGGAAGCCGAGGTCGATGCCGCGGTCGGCCGGGTCGGGCCAGCGGCGCGTGATCACCTTGCCGCGCGTGTAGAAGCGCACGCCGTCGGGGCCGTGGACGTGGAGGTCGCCGAACAGCGAGTCCTTCCAGCCGCCGAACGAGTGGTAGGCCATCGGCACCGGGATCGGCACGTTGACGCCGACCATGCCGGCCGTGATGTCCTGCTCGAACTGCCGGGCGGCGCCGCCGTCGTTGGTGAAGATCGCCGCGCCGTTGCCGTACGGGCTGGAGTTCGCGAGGCCGACGGCCTCGTCGTAGGAGTCCGCGCGCACGACGCACAGCACCGGGCCGAAGATCTCCTCGTCGTAGATCGCCATGCCGGGTCTGACGTTGTCGAACAGCGTCGGGCCGAGCCAGTGGCCGCCCTCGCGGCCCTCGACCGCGATCGCGCGGCCGTCGGCCAGCAGCGTCGCGCCGTCGCCCTCGCCGGAGTCGACGAGGCCGCGCACGCGGCCGAGGTGGCGCTCGCTCACGAGCGGGCCCATCTCGGACGCCGCGTCGAAGCCGTCGCCGACGGTCAGGCCGGCGATCCGCTCCTGGATCTTCGCGATCAGCGGCTCGGCGATCGCGCCGACGGCGACCGCGACGGAGACCGCCATGCAGCGCTGGCCGGCGGAGCCGTAGCCGGCCGAGACGAGCGCGTCGGCGGCGAGGTCGAGGTCGGCGTCGGGCAGCACGACGGCGTGGTTCTTCGCGCCGCCGAGCGCCTGCACGCGTTTGCCGTGCGCCGTCGCCGTCTCGTAGACGTGCTTGGCGATCGGCGTCGAGCCGACGAACGAGACCGCTCTCACCTCGGGGTGGACGAGCAGCGCGTTGACCGCGTCCTTGTCGCCGTTGATGACCGTGAAGACGCCCTCGGGCAGACCGGCGTTCTTCAGCATGTCGGCGAGCAGCAGCGAGGCGGACGGGTCCTGCTCGGACGGCTTCAGCACGAACGCGTTGCCGGCCGCGAGCGCGACCGGCGCCATCCACAGCGGCACCATCACGGGGAAGTTGAACGGCGTTATGCCGGCGACGACGCCGAGCGGCTGACGCAGCGAGTACGAGTCGACGCCGCGCGAGACCTGGCCGGACATCTCGCCCTTCAGCAGGTGGCCGAGACCGCACGCGAAGTCGATCACCTCCATGCCGCGCTGGACCTCGCCGGCGGCGTCGGAGAGGACCTTGCCGTGCTCGCGCGTGATCGCGCGAGCAAGCTCGTCGCGGCGCGAGTTGACCTGCTCGCGGAAGGCGAACATCACCTTCGTGCGCTGGCCGAGCGAGGATCTGCCCCACGCGTCGGCGGCCTCGGCCGCGACGCGTACGGCGCGGTCGACGTCGGCCTCGGTCGCGAACGCGACGCGCGCGACGAGCTCGCCGGTCGCCGACTCCGTCACCTCGCCGAAGCGGTCGCCGGTGCCGGCGTCCTCACGGCCGCCGATCCAGTGGTTGAGGGTGGTGGTGCTCGTTGCGGTCATGTCAGTCGATCCTTGCCATCACGTGCTTCACGACGGTGTAGTCGTCGATCGAATAGGGAGAGAGGTCCTTGCCGTAGCCGGACTGCTTGTAGCCGCCGTGCGGCATCTCGTCCGCGACCGTCAGGTGGTCGTTGAGCCAGACGCAGCCGAACTGCAGCTTCTTCGCCATCCGCAGGCAGCGGCCGATGTCGCGGCTCCAGACCGAAGCCGAGAGGCCGTATTCGACGTCGTTGGCCCACGCCAGCGCCTGCGCCTCGTCGGTGACGCGCTGGACGGTGATCACGGGGCCGAAGACCTCGCGGCGGACGATCTCCGACTCCTGCGTGACGCCGCCGACGATCGTCGGCGCGACGAACCAGCCGCGCTCGTTGGCGGCCGCGCCGCCGGTGACGATCTCGGCGCCGTCGGCGTCGGCGCGGTCGAGGAAGCCGAGCACGCGCTGGCGCTGCTTGTCGGAGATGACCGGGCCCAGCTCGTTCGCGGCGTCGCCGCTCGCGTCGAACGGGCCGCCGATCCGCAGCGACTCGACCTGCGGGACGAGCGCCGAGAGCAGGTCGTCGTAGCGCTTGTCGCTGACGAGCACGCGGCACGCGGCGGTGCAGTCCTGGCCGGCGTTCCAGTAGGAGGCGACCCGCAGCGTCTCGGCAAGCTGGTCCATGTCGGCGTCGTCGAAGACGATCACCGGCGCCTTGCCGCCCAGCTCGAGGTGGACGCGCTTGACCGTCTCGGCGGCGTTCGCGGCGATCTTGCGGCCGGTGCCGACGTCGCCGGTGAGGCACGCCATCCGCACGCGCGGGTGTCTGACGAGCGCGTCGCCGGTCGTCTGGCCGTCGCCGGGGACGACGTTGAAGACGCCGGCCGGCAGCACCTCGCGCGCCAGCTCGCCGAGCCGCAGCGTGCTCAGCGGCGTCAGCTCGGACGGCTTCATGACGACCGTGTTGCCGGCGGCGAGCGCCGGGCCGATCTTCCAGATCGCCATCTGCAGCGGGTAGTTCCACGGCGTGATCTGCGCGACCACGCCGACCGGGTCGCGGCGGATGAAGGAGGTGCGGCCCGCGACGTACTCGGCCGCCGCCTTGCCCTCGATCGTGCGCGCCGCGCCGCCGAAGTAGCGCAGCTCGGCGACGCAGGCGTCGACCTCGTCGCGCGCGGCCTCCAGCGGCTTGCCGACGTTGCGCGCCTCCAGCGCCGCGAACTCCTCGCGGTGCGCGGCGAGCTGGTCGGCGAGCGCGTTCATCAGGTCGTCGCGCTGGGCCGGCGTCGTGTCGGCCCAGCCGTCGAACGCGCGCTCGGCGGCGAGCACGGCGCGGTCGACCGTCGCGGCGGAGGCGACGGGGACCTCGGCCAGCAGCTCCTCGGTCGACGGGTCGATCACCGGCAGCGTCGCGCCGCTCTCGTCGAGCGGCGCGCCGTCTACGGTGCCGAG encodes:
- a CDS encoding GNAT family N-acetyltransferase, whose amino-acid sequence is MSAPPSARSPVHPAGRDDAEAIGRLLHDFNREFDAPTPEPGVLAERMRRLLATRETAVLLAGEAGARPDGLVVLRFREAIWTAGLECYVAELYVVPARRGEGLGRALMEAAIELARRMGADTIDLGTSDDDVAARALYERLGFSNREGGPDGPITYFYEREL
- a CDS encoding CoA-acylating methylmalonate-semialdehyde dehydrogenase produces the protein MTATSTTTLNHWIGGREDAGTGDRFGEVTESATGELVARVAFATEADVDRAVRVAAEAADAWGRSSLGQRTKVMFAFREQVNSRRDELARAITREHGKVLSDAAGEVQRGMEVIDFACGLGHLLKGEMSGQVSRGVDSYSLRQPLGVVAGITPFNFPVMVPLWMAPVALAAGNAFVLKPSEQDPSASLLLADMLKNAGLPEGVFTVINGDKDAVNALLVHPEVRAVSFVGSTPIAKHVYETATAHGKRVQALGGAKNHAVVLPDADLDLAADALVSAGYGSAGQRCMAVSVAVAVGAIAEPLIAKIQERIAGLTVGDGFDAASEMGPLVSERHLGRVRGLVDSGEGDGATLLADGRAIAVEGREGGHWLGPTLFDNVRPGMAIYDEEIFGPVLCVVRADSYDEAVGLANSSPYGNGAAIFTNDGGAARQFEQDITAGMVGVNVPIPVPMAYHSFGGWKDSLFGDLHVHGPDGVRFYTRGKVITRRWPDPADRGIDLGFPVHS
- a CDS encoding class I SAM-dependent methyltransferase; the encoded protein is MPPPMPDAELKARHRAMWASGDYPSMVETFLLPLGPRLVEACVIGPEAEVLDVAAGTGNASIPAAQRGASVTASDLTPELLEAGRHRAEDEGVDLRWVAADAEQLPFDDESFDVVMSSIGAMFAPHHADVAAELVRVCRPGGTIGLLSWTPDGMIGALFRTMGPFAPPPPPGAQPPPLWGSEDHLHELFGDVVAFDTLQRDRLEVTAFEHPRDYGEHFKARYGPTIAARANASRSGRDAEFDSALDRFCDEWNRGTPADARFEMEYLLAVGTRA
- a CDS encoding VOC family protein, with the protein product MPRAITPSLWFDQQAEEAANFYVSVFDNSRIVNVTHYTAAGPREAGMVMTVEFELDGTRFVAINGGPQFTFDEAVSFEIPCETQDEIDAYWERLSAGGREGPCGWVADRYGLAWQVVPTGMDELFADPDPQRAERAMRAMLAMGKIDIAALQAAADGVA
- a CDS encoding gamma-aminobutyraldehyde dehydrogenase, with the translated sequence MATPTTTPLGTVDGAPLDESGATLPVIDPSTEELLAEVPVASAATVDRAVLAAERAFDGWADTTPAQRDDLMNALADQLAAHREEFAALEARNVGKPLEAARDEVDACVAELRYFGGAARTIEGKAAAEYVAGRTSFIRRDPVGVVAQITPWNYPLQMAIWKIGPALAAGNTVVMKPSELTPLSTLRLGELAREVLPAGVFNVVPGDGQTTGDALVRHPRVRMACLTGDVGTGRKIAANAAETVKRVHLELGGKAPVIVFDDADMDQLAETLRVASYWNAGQDCTAACRVLVSDKRYDDLLSALVPQVESLRIGGPFDASGDAANELGPVISDKQRQRVLGFLDRADADGAEIVTGGAAANERGWFVAPTIVGGVTQESEIVRREVFGPVITVQRVTDEAQALAWANDVEYGLSASVWSRDIGRCLRMAKKLQFGCVWLNDHLTVADEMPHGGYKQSGYGKDLSPYSIDDYTVVKHVMARID